In Fervidobacterium nodosum Rt17-B1, one genomic interval encodes:
- a CDS encoding polyprenyl synthetase family protein yields the protein MELNHYIQKIDEKIETLCEELKKIAPENLKELIENFNEFTLRPGKRVRPLLLLLSYNGYKGKNMDDAITFAAAIEIMHSFLLVHDDIIDNADLRRGKPTLHKTYEKSYNSSKLGTDLAIVVGDIVAFYIFGILSELKVSESTLKKIVKNFSKCYVNTGFGQLLDILYAGRIDDKIVNEDIPEKISELKTAYYTFVYPMLFGYYLSENNIEKEEEKILIVGKNAGIAFQYRDDIIGIFGGDAKTLNDLHEGKFTSVIKLTYELLDENDKKIFLNLISKNPKNESDIEKLYELIRKTNSVSVLQDKINTLIEASLKYTEQLTMNEESKSSLRQLISKIKSIPL from the coding sequence ATGGAATTGAATCATTATATTCAAAAAATCGATGAAAAGATAGAAACTCTTTGCGAAGAACTTAAAAAAATTGCACCAGAAAACTTAAAAGAGTTAATAGAAAACTTCAATGAATTCACTCTAAGACCTGGAAAGAGAGTAAGGCCACTTCTTTTGTTACTCTCTTACAACGGATACAAAGGGAAAAATATGGACGATGCCATTACATTTGCCGCGGCAATTGAAATTATGCATTCATTCCTTTTGGTCCACGATGATATAATCGATAACGCTGATTTGAGAAGAGGGAAACCAACTTTGCACAAAACATATGAAAAATCATACAACTCAAGCAAGTTAGGAACCGACTTAGCAATAGTTGTCGGTGATATAGTTGCTTTTTACATATTTGGAATACTATCTGAATTGAAAGTAAGCGAAAGTACATTGAAAAAAATCGTAAAAAATTTCTCTAAGTGCTATGTTAACACAGGCTTTGGACAATTACTGGACATTTTATACGCTGGCAGAATAGATGATAAAATCGTAAACGAAGATATTCCAGAAAAGATAAGCGAGTTAAAAACCGCTTATTATACTTTCGTTTATCCTATGTTATTTGGATACTATCTTTCTGAAAATAATATAGAAAAAGAAGAAGAAAAGATATTAATTGTTGGGAAAAATGCGGGAATTGCATTCCAATACAGAGATGATATAATAGGCATTTTTGGAGGGGACGCAAAAACTTTAAATGACTTACACGAAGGGAAATTCACCTCAGTAATTAAATTAACTTACGAACTCTTAGATGAAAATGACAAAAAAATATTTTTAAATTTAATCTCTAAAAATCCAAAAAACGAATCAGATATAGAGAAACTTTACGAACTCATTAGAAAAACAAATTCAGTATCCGTTTTACAAGATAAAATAAATACATTGATTGAAGCAAGTCTTAAATACACAGAACAACTTACTATGAACGAAGAGTCAAAAAGCTCATTAAGAC
- a CDS encoding PP2C family protein-serine/threonine phosphatase has translation MLTCEIHYAQKNKAGEEVCGDTIKIKRDEKKTVVSVSDGLGSGIKASILSTLTASMATTMVFKNVHISEVFKSIISTLPTCKVRGISYATLATCHVDHETGECDIYEYDFPVVLVYRGNEMVELTKKHIEIENRKVYCSQFSVQPGDFIFLMTDGITQAGMGTKRFPFGFGLENVKFELINLIKHKVDPQSIALHLVRLAEALDTGTKGDDATVCVIKIRERRNLTIMIGPPERKELDEIVVKRLIESEGKKVICGGTTSQIVEKVLGRKVEIDFSSISEISPPIGYMEGIDLVTEGIITLSQVFRYYESQETQLGVGAQKLIDMFEESDVITFLVGRAINPAHQNPLFSHDISLKFRLIHDLAQILEKKGKIVNIEYF, from the coding sequence ATGCTGACGTGTGAGATACATTATGCGCAAAAAAACAAAGCAGGCGAAGAAGTTTGTGGTGATACGATAAAGATAAAAAGAGACGAAAAAAAGACAGTTGTTAGTGTTTCAGATGGTCTCGGAAGTGGCATAAAGGCAAGCATACTATCCACACTCACCGCTTCGATGGCAACAACTATGGTATTTAAAAATGTCCATATTTCAGAAGTTTTCAAATCCATTATCTCGACGCTTCCAACGTGTAAAGTACGTGGAATAAGTTATGCAACATTAGCAACTTGCCATGTTGACCATGAAACAGGTGAATGTGACATATACGAATACGATTTTCCTGTTGTCTTGGTATACAGAGGAAACGAGATGGTAGAGCTTACTAAAAAACATATTGAGATAGAAAATAGAAAAGTGTATTGTTCACAATTTAGCGTCCAGCCGGGTGATTTCATATTTTTAATGACCGATGGAATTACTCAAGCTGGAATGGGAACGAAAAGATTTCCTTTTGGGTTCGGATTAGAGAATGTAAAATTCGAATTGATTAACTTGATAAAGCACAAAGTTGATCCGCAAAGCATTGCTTTACACCTTGTAAGACTCGCAGAAGCTCTTGATACTGGAACGAAAGGTGATGATGCAACAGTTTGCGTAATTAAAATCAGAGAGAGAAGGAATTTGACAATAATGATTGGTCCACCAGAAAGGAAGGAGTTAGACGAGATTGTTGTAAAAAGATTAATTGAATCAGAAGGTAAGAAAGTTATCTGTGGCGGAACAACAAGCCAAATTGTTGAAAAAGTTCTTGGAAGGAAAGTAGAAATAGATTTTTCGAGTATCTCTGAAATTTCACCACCAATAGGATATATGGAAGGAATAGACCTTGTAACGGAAGGCATAATAACTCTTTCTCAAGTTTTCAGATATTACGAATCTCAAGAAACTCAATTGGGAGTTGGAGCTCAAAAATTAATAGATATGTTCGAAGAATCCGATGTTATAACTTTCTTGGTTGGGCGCGCTATAAATCCTGCTCACCAAAATCCTCTATTTTCACATGACATATCACTCAAATTCAGATTAATACATGACTTGGCACAGATATTAGAAAAGAAAGGAAAAATAGTAAATATAGAATATTTCTAA